A genomic region of Methanobacterium sp. SMA-27 contains the following coding sequences:
- a CDS encoding SagB/ThcOx family dehydrogenase, with protein MEKKKIAVLVILSILFVAVVGVLYFSEKRTVYTTRNVISVTTLPSPVLNGNVSVEQAIENRRSIRQFSNDSITLDNLSQILWSAQGITDSEKGLRATPSAGQVYPLEIYVFVGTNGVSGLQEGVYHYVPVNNSLEKIMNGDLRGELSGIANNQPWVEQAPVDILITGNYRKMINKYTDKELSTRFVDLEAGHAGENIYLQSEALGLVTVSLGSMNEEQLIQSFKLPENENPIYIFPIGHPT; from the coding sequence ATGGAAAAAAAGAAAATAGCTGTTCTGGTTATTCTTAGCATTTTATTTGTTGCTGTAGTGGGTGTGTTATATTTTTCTGAAAAAAGAACTGTTTATACAACTAGAAATGTTATAAGTGTTACAACTCTTCCTTCACCGGTGTTAAATGGTAATGTCTCTGTTGAACAGGCCATTGAAAACAGACGTTCTATTAGGCAATTTTCAAACGATTCAATTACTTTGGATAATTTATCACAAATTTTATGGTCTGCCCAGGGAATTACTGATTCTGAAAAGGGTTTAAGAGCAACACCTTCTGCAGGTCAGGTTTATCCGCTGGAAATTTATGTTTTTGTAGGGACTAATGGGGTTTCTGGACTTCAGGAGGGTGTTTATCATTATGTTCCAGTCAACAACTCCCTTGAAAAAATTATGAATGGTGATCTGCGGGGAGAACTTTCAGGAATTGCCAATAATCAGCCATGGGTTGAACAGGCTCCAGTTGACATTTTGATCACTGGAAATTATCGTAAAATGATCAATAAATATACTGATAAAGAGTTAAGCACCAGATTTGTTGATCTTGAGGCAGGCCATGCAGGTGAAAATATTTATCTCCAGTCTGAGGCTTTAGGTTTGGTTACTGTGTCATTAGGTTCAATGAATGAAGAACAGTTAATACAGAGTTTCAAGCTTCCTGAAAATGAAAATCCAATATATATTTTCCCTATTGGTCATCCCACATAA
- a CDS encoding VOC family protein, with protein MKVKYATIAVANMEESIKFYTEVMGFEIDNQITPYPGMKIIFLKDEGDAMIELVENADEPDKKGIFLVGMEVEDMDTTVKQLISNGAKFTRGPMEVGDGAKLAFLTDPNGVEIELIQH; from the coding sequence ATGAAAGTTAAATACGCTACAATTGCAGTTGCTAATATGGAAGAATCCATTAAATTCTACACCGAAGTCATGGGGTTTGAAATAGACAATCAAATAACACCTTATCCCGGTATGAAAATTATTTTCTTAAAGGATGAAGGAGATGCAATGATAGAACTCGTAGAAAATGCAGATGAACCAGATAAAAAAGGAATATTCTTAGTTGGAATGGAAGTTGAAGACATGGACACAACAGTTAAACAACTCATATCCAACGGCGCAAAATTCACAAGAGGACCAATGGAAGTGGGTGATGGTGCCAAACTTGCCTTTTTAACGGATCCAAACGGTGTTGAAATCGAACTCATCCAGCACTAG
- a CDS encoding class E sortase yields the protein MEIKFKYLMVGLCVILIGVAFTAVVFSGKEIKTSHFQKDEISFDYPETWLNLNQTSPSEIMAFTDPQSDLNVTINRQLLAAGYNPPENFSTNISDQTGMKFISHKTLDFNGTAVHENVYQMDMNGTTVQRTEMWIGKNDALYSIIYTTSNLKLDEKSPEIEALTKNFTVTNTTVPNTEVWGKVSIPSQGVNWDIRRDTVNALGSVYHYSDSFYPNQNGTVGLLGHHTHFSAPFANINLLNNGDQVIITDYLTQKRYVYQVTSNGDIKGDYKTNPVTFSAGTFELTLVTCYPPGYMSAAYMTHCKLIAVEPI from the coding sequence ATGGAAATTAAATTTAAATATTTAATGGTTGGTTTATGTGTTATTCTTATTGGTGTGGCTTTTACTGCTGTGGTATTCTCAGGAAAGGAAATTAAAACCAGTCACTTCCAGAAGGATGAAATATCATTTGATTATCCTGAAACATGGCTAAATTTAAATCAAACATCGCCTTCTGAAATTATGGCATTCACAGATCCACAGTCAGATTTAAATGTAACAATAAATAGGCAGCTATTAGCGGCAGGTTATAACCCACCAGAGAATTTTTCTACGAATATATCCGATCAAACAGGTATGAAATTTATTTCACATAAAACATTGGATTTTAATGGTACTGCTGTTCATGAAAATGTTTATCAAATGGATATGAATGGAACCACTGTTCAAAGGACAGAGATGTGGATTGGTAAAAATGATGCACTCTATAGCATTATCTACACTACCAGCAACTTGAAATTGGATGAAAAAAGTCCTGAAATTGAGGCTTTAACCAAAAATTTCACTGTTACCAATACAACTGTTCCGAACACCGAAGTATGGGGGAAAGTTTCAATACCTAGTCAGGGTGTAAACTGGGATATTCGTCGAGATACAGTTAATGCCCTGGGATCTGTTTACCATTATTCTGATAGTTTTTATCCCAACCAAAACGGTACAGTTGGACTTCTAGGCCACCATACCCACTTCTCAGCACCATTTGCCAATATAAACCTTCTTAACAATGGTGATCAGGTAATAATAACCGATTATCTTACCCAGAAAAGATATGTTTACCAAGTAACTAGCAATGGAGATATAAAAGGAGATTACAAAACCAATCCTGTTACTTTCTCTGCAGGAACCTTTGAATTGACACTGGTAACATGTTATCCTCCAGGATATATGTCGGCGGCTTATATGACCCATTGTAAATTAATAGCTGTTGAACCTATATAA
- a CDS encoding glycosyltransferase family 2 protein has protein sequence MKSLFSDYKFPNKFKFKNNLNSLITFFSIILFTTIFVLITSNFSPIINNNNLNPLEKGISIILLLSFIYSGLHCVGYLDHLIKSLTLYNNNLIFKLKLKTNTKSPPVSIIIPTLNEDPEMVRKTILKAKNVNYDNSKVTLIDSSTDRDIQNKTATMCNELDINYIYRDTLRGYKAGSINDAIEELKDDYQYILILDSDHRLKSSILHDLIPIMENDPDLTFIQTPQYFHKQPNDHLSIAYSFQQHIFYKHICRGLCVNGSSYICGTNVLIKLEHLNEIGGMDESCITEDIATSFIFHSNGYKSLYIDKVYAEGLAPPSLSAYYGQQMRWSYGTFQNTKKVLNKFIKEPKSLKSLQWWEYLILNGSWYFIGVGIFIWLLYPITVLLFNMKPLVLGYLNVPFYLFLIMIMSQTFTSFRERRYPLKELILAQGLFFSLFPVYTKAFVYGLLNKKLEFKVTPKKEVYKIQLKEILPQLTVIFLLIIAIIVGTYKVINGENTSTYPSIIFWASYSLIMLTIFMLYFYREDKNKYND, from the coding sequence ATGAAATCACTATTTTCTGATTATAAATTTCCAAATAAATTCAAATTTAAAAATAATTTAAATTCATTAATTACCTTTTTTTCCATTATTTTGTTCACAACCATATTTGTATTAATTACATCCAATTTTTCTCCAATAATTAACAACAACAATTTAAATCCATTAGAAAAGGGAATTTCAATTATTCTATTATTATCATTCATCTACAGTGGACTGCACTGTGTAGGTTATCTAGATCATCTAATAAAATCATTGACGTTGTATAATAATAATTTAATATTTAAATTGAAACTCAAAACAAATACAAAATCTCCTCCTGTATCCATTATAATTCCAACCCTTAATGAAGATCCTGAAATGGTCAGAAAAACTATTTTAAAGGCTAAAAATGTTAACTATGATAATTCTAAGGTTACATTAATAGATAGTTCCACAGACAGAGATATTCAAAATAAAACAGCTACAATGTGTAATGAATTGGATATTAACTATATTTATCGTGATACTCTTCGAGGGTACAAAGCAGGTTCCATAAATGATGCAATAGAAGAACTTAAGGATGATTATCAATATATTTTAATTCTAGATTCAGACCACAGGTTAAAAAGTTCAATACTCCATGATTTGATCCCAATCATGGAAAACGATCCAGATTTAACCTTTATTCAGACACCACAATATTTTCACAAACAACCAAATGATCATCTGTCAATAGCCTACTCATTTCAACAGCATATTTTTTATAAACATATCTGCAGGGGACTATGTGTGAATGGCTCTTCTTATATATGTGGAACCAATGTTCTGATTAAATTAGAACATTTAAATGAAATTGGGGGTATGGATGAAAGTTGTATAACAGAAGACATTGCCACATCCTTTATTTTTCATAGTAATGGATATAAATCCCTTTATATTGATAAGGTATATGCTGAGGGGCTGGCTCCACCTTCTTTATCAGCCTACTATGGACAGCAAATGAGATGGTCCTATGGAACATTTCAGAACACTAAAAAGGTCTTAAATAAATTTATCAAAGAACCTAAAAGCCTGAAGTCTTTGCAATGGTGGGAATATCTTATATTAAACGGGAGCTGGTACTTTATTGGGGTGGGAATATTTATCTGGCTACTTTACCCTATTACTGTGCTTTTATTTAACATGAAACCCTTAGTTTTAGGTTATTTAAACGTTCCATTCTATTTGTTCCTCATCATGATAATGAGTCAAACCTTTACCAGTTTCAGGGAAAGAAGATACCCTCTTAAAGAATTAATACTGGCACAGGGATTATTTTTCAGCCTTTTCCCAGTTTATACCAAGGCATTTGTTTATGGCCTGCTAAATAAAAAGTTAGAATTTAAAGTAACACCGAAAAAAGAGGTTTACAAAATTCAATTAAAAGAAATTCTACCACAACTAACAGTAATATTCCTTTTAATTATAGCAATCATAGTTGGTACCTACAAGGTGATTAATGGAGAAAACACCAGCACATACCCATCAATCATATTCTGGGCAAGTTACAGTCTCATCATGTTAACAATATTCATGCTATATTTTTATAGAGAAGATAAAAACAAGTACAATGATTAA
- a CDS encoding ABC transporter ATP-binding protein, which translates to MNNNNLIIKINGLKKSYDNGKIKALNGMDLEVKKGEFVSIMGPSGSGKSTLLNMIGALDTADEGSIEVAGIDLMKTKKLNKFRSNEIGFVFQMHNLIPNLSVIENVQIPMFETKASSKEMHDRAFDLLKSVDLEDKIDQKPTKLSGGERQRVAIARALVNHPSIILADEPTGALDSKTGAVILNLLKDLHLKENVTLVMVTHEPYVGNMAQRLVTVLDGKVQSDNPTPID; encoded by the coding sequence ATGAATAATAATAACCTTATCATCAAAATAAATGGTCTAAAAAAGAGTTATGATAATGGAAAGATCAAAGCATTGAATGGAATGGACCTGGAAGTTAAGAAGGGGGAGTTTGTATCCATAATGGGACCTTCAGGATCGGGAAAATCAACTCTTCTTAACATGATTGGAGCTCTTGACACTGCAGATGAAGGTTCAATTGAGGTTGCTGGAATAGATCTAATGAAAACCAAGAAACTGAATAAATTCAGATCAAATGAGATTGGATTCGTTTTCCAGATGCATAATTTAATACCTAACCTCAGTGTGATTGAGAATGTTCAGATACCCATGTTTGAAACCAAAGCATCTTCTAAAGAGATGCATGACAGGGCTTTTGATCTGTTAAAATCTGTAGATCTTGAAGATAAAATTGATCAAAAACCAACCAAACTTTCTGGAGGAGAAAGGCAGAGAGTGGCAATTGCCAGGGCATTGGTTAATCACCCCTCAATAATACTAGCAGATGAACCTACAGGCGCTTTAGATTCAAAAACAGGAGCAGTTATACTCAACCTTCTAAAGGATCTTCATTTAAAAGAAAATGTCACTCTTGTAATGGTTACACACGAACCATACGTTGGTAACATGGCCCAAAGGCTCGTAACTGTTCTTGATGGTAAAGTTCAATCAGATAACCCTACACCCATAGATTAA
- a CDS encoding ABC transporter permease: protein MSFLSLVVKNPFRNKTRSSLAIVGIAIGIMVIVALGMVTGGLKNSTQSTLKAGAAEITVVQAGSNGFGQGGTLNDTFVSDLLNISGVKDTTGILRASNTSTSGQLSNSSSESFGPGGISVTGIDTGKLSLIGVDSVNGTVFSNDSADQVILGKTVAESLNQTVGDTINLYGKDFTITGTYETGNFITDAGIMMPLSTLQNLTSNEGKVSNILVKVTDNANVTTVSKSIEDAYPNELTTTTAEATASRINQGLSFIDTASWAISLLAIFIGAVGVINTMIMSVYERTREIGVLKAVGWTDRRILGMILGESVVLTLIAFVVGTVIAVVGVELLLTVSPSVGGIINPSFAPDIFLRAFVVAFLVGVIGGLYPAYRASRLSPTEALRYE from the coding sequence ATGTCATTTTTATCGCTGGTGGTGAAAAATCCATTCAGAAACAAAACTAGAAGTTCCCTTGCTATTGTTGGAATAGCAATTGGTATAATGGTCATCGTGGCCCTGGGAATGGTTACAGGAGGCCTTAAAAACTCCACGCAGAGTACTCTTAAGGCGGGTGCGGCAGAAATAACAGTTGTACAGGCTGGTTCAAATGGTTTTGGACAGGGCGGTACACTTAACGATACATTTGTCTCAGATCTGTTAAATATAAGCGGTGTTAAAGATACCACCGGAATTTTAAGGGCCAGTAATACTTCAACAAGTGGTCAACTTTCGAATAGTTCTTCAGAGAGTTTCGGTCCAGGTGGTATTTCAGTAACGGGTATTGATACTGGTAAGTTAAGTCTTATCGGTGTTGACAGTGTGAATGGTACTGTTTTCTCAAATGACAGTGCTGATCAGGTTATATTAGGAAAGACCGTAGCAGAAAGTCTTAATCAAACTGTTGGAGATACCATAAATCTGTATGGTAAAGATTTTACAATAACTGGAACTTACGAAACAGGAAATTTCATTACAGATGCAGGTATCATGATGCCGCTTTCAACATTACAGAATCTAACTAGTAATGAAGGAAAGGTTAGTAACATCCTGGTTAAGGTAACAGACAATGCAAATGTCACCACTGTAAGTAAGTCTATTGAAGATGCTTATCCAAATGAACTCACAACAACCACTGCCGAAGCAACTGCCAGTCGAATCAATCAGGGACTTAGTTTTATTGATACAGCTAGCTGGGCAATTTCGCTCTTGGCAATATTTATTGGTGCAGTTGGTGTTATAAATACCATGATAATGTCTGTCTATGAAAGAACCAGAGAAATAGGGGTTCTTAAAGCTGTGGGATGGACCGACAGAAGAATTCTTGGAATGATTCTTGGTGAATCTGTTGTGCTCACACTCATAGCTTTTGTTGTAGGTACTGTGATAGCTGTTGTAGGAGTGGAACTCCTTTTAACAGTGAGTCCATCTGTGGGTGGAATTATTAATCCTTCCTTTGCACCCGATATATTCTTGAGGGCATTTGTAGTTGCCTTCCTTGTAGGGGTTATTGGAGGATTGTATCCTGCTTACAGGGCAAGTAGACTATCACCAACGGAGGCACTGCGCTATGAATAA
- a CDS encoding sensor histidine kinase: MKIEDEIPDPQLKMTLKLSFRNALVIGISFLVILFLVLKLLTKQPEISAIFSYSMMIILYVGVAVSLYLASKASQIYGKRTETAWAILSLAVVTSIIASIIGGILVVYFNQSPSNSLADIFYLLFFPLFFIGIIIFPSSSSTTRQRFKRFFDILIIMFSVSLVLWIFLITPALNNFHGNFNSLIIKLTYVLGGFLLLLSLIDLIFNRIKADRYAPFLILALGILVLIITESVYVYQIVHGTYVEGSSGDLGWIIGYLIVGLAGISQYNHQKLNLDNFIDKYLSWHKNYSITPYLALAGVTAAYISLICAYNTFNSNLIFLEFGVGILIFLVVSRQIISVSENKKLYWKAQEEIALRKEISKSLKDSESAYRTIFENTGTATAIIDENNIITLANSEFEKLSSYSKQEIEGIKPWTDFVVKEDLDKMVEKNNLRVSENESNSRNYEFRLKDRLGNIKNIYVVAVIIPGSNDSLLSLLDVTESKNAEAEIKKSLEEKEILLKEIHHRVKNNLTVISSLLNLQSRYIKDKEDLMMFKESQSRAKSMALIHQRLYDSSDLKRIDFGDYIKTLANDMFHTYVPNSNMVKLNINVEDVMLDVNTAIPLGLILNELLSNSMKYAFPTELSNNFTNGNIDVNLYKSEKGYTLSVEDDGIGFPEDIDIENTDSLGLQLIHSLTNQIDGTIHLARTNGTSFKIEFSEPEFQKEKKRN; encoded by the coding sequence ATGAAAATAGAAGATGAGATTCCGGACCCCCAATTAAAAATGACTTTAAAATTATCCTTTCGTAATGCTTTGGTCATTGGAATATCTTTTTTAGTTATCTTATTCTTGGTATTGAAATTACTTACAAAACAACCCGAAATCAGTGCTATTTTTAGTTATAGCATGATGATAATACTTTATGTGGGTGTTGCCGTAAGTTTGTACCTGGCAAGTAAAGCATCGCAGATTTATGGAAAAAGAACCGAGACTGCATGGGCAATTTTATCATTGGCAGTGGTAACATCAATTATAGCGAGTATTATTGGGGGAATTTTAGTTGTTTACTTCAATCAAAGTCCTTCAAATTCGCTTGCCGATATATTTTATCTGTTATTTTTTCCTTTATTCTTTATTGGAATCATAATTTTTCCTTCTTCAAGCTCAACTACAAGACAGAGATTCAAAAGGTTCTTTGACATACTCATAATCATGTTCTCGGTGAGCCTGGTATTATGGATATTTCTAATTACACCTGCCCTTAACAACTTCCATGGAAACTTCAATTCACTAATAATTAAATTAACCTATGTTCTTGGAGGGTTTTTACTTCTGCTCTCGCTGATAGACTTGATTTTCAACAGAATTAAAGCGGATAGATATGCTCCATTTTTGATATTGGCCCTCGGAATTTTAGTTTTGATAATTACAGAATCAGTCTATGTATATCAGATAGTACATGGAACATATGTTGAGGGAAGTTCAGGGGACCTTGGATGGATCATAGGATATTTAATAGTGGGACTGGCAGGTATATCACAGTATAACCATCAAAAATTGAATCTGGACAATTTTATAGATAAATATTTATCCTGGCATAAAAATTATAGCATAACTCCATATTTAGCACTAGCAGGAGTTACAGCCGCTTATATATCATTAATATGTGCATATAATACTTTTAATTCCAATTTAATATTTTTAGAATTTGGTGTGGGCATACTAATCTTTCTAGTTGTGTCACGTCAAATAATATCGGTTAGCGAGAACAAAAAACTTTACTGGAAGGCGCAGGAAGAAATAGCACTGAGAAAAGAGATTTCAAAATCTCTTAAAGACTCTGAATCTGCATATAGAACAATATTCGAAAATACAGGAACTGCTACAGCTATAATAGATGAAAATAACATAATAACATTGGCAAACAGCGAGTTTGAAAAACTTTCAAGCTACTCTAAACAGGAAATTGAAGGAATAAAACCCTGGACAGATTTTGTTGTTAAAGAAGACCTGGATAAAATGGTGGAGAAAAACAATTTAAGAGTTTCAGAAAATGAGTCCAATTCAAGGAATTATGAATTCAGGTTAAAAGATAGATTAGGTAATATAAAGAACATATATGTTGTAGCAGTGATAATACCAGGTTCAAATGATAGTTTACTTTCCCTATTAGATGTTACAGAAAGTAAAAATGCAGAAGCCGAGATAAAAAAATCCCTTGAAGAAAAAGAAATTCTTTTAAAAGAGATACATCATCGTGTGAAAAATAATTTAACTGTGATTTCCAGTCTTCTCAATCTACAATCACGATATATAAAAGATAAAGAAGATCTAATGATGTTTAAAGAAAGTCAAAGTCGTGCTAAGTCCATGGCACTCATACATCAAAGACTATACGATTCATCAGATCTTAAAAGAATTGATTTTGGTGACTATATTAAAACCCTTGCAAATGATATGTTCCATACCTATGTTCCAAATTCCAACATGGTGAAATTAAATATAAATGTTGAAGATGTAATGCTGGATGTAAATACCGCCATTCCATTGGGACTTATATTAAACGAACTACTATCCAACAGCATGAAATATGCATTTCCAACAGAGCTTTCAAATAACTTTACAAATGGAAATATCGATGTAAATTTGTATAAGAGTGAAAAAGGTTATACATTAAGTGTTGAGGATGATGGAATAGGTTTTCCAGAGGATATAGATATTGAAAATACAGATTCACTGGGTTTGCAACTAATACACAGCCTTACAAATCAGATTGATGGAACAATCCATCTGGCCAGAACCAATGGAACTTCTTTTAAAATAGAATTCAGTGAACCAGAATTTCAAAAAGAAAAAAAAAGAAATTAA
- a CDS encoding Hsp20/alpha crystallin family protein has protein sequence MAEKNDLVRDEIKKKTLEAKNKAEELKEKTSKKQAEAKVKTDEMKDNVLNKSSEVKKIALEKKSDLQDKALEVKKGALEKTADAKESALMKTSEIKENASEKTAEIKADTSDKTAEFRENAEKTRKQAERKINEFISTLKDKQEEFGKTISDYTSQKPLTDVLETENSYIIKVDLPRIKKENINVNITEDSVEIQAKFDEEDETLEFIKKERSYGDTSRIIPLPEKIEVKKASAKFEDAVLTVELPKVQEEKIKVKID, from the coding sequence ATGGCAGAGAAAAATGATCTAGTTAGGGATGAAATAAAGAAAAAAACATTGGAAGCAAAAAATAAAGCAGAAGAACTGAAAGAAAAAACTTCAAAAAAGCAGGCAGAAGCTAAAGTGAAAACAGATGAAATGAAGGACAATGTATTGAATAAATCATCTGAAGTTAAAAAAATTGCCTTGGAAAAAAAATCAGATCTCCAAGATAAAGCCCTTGAAGTTAAAAAAGGCGCTTTAGAGAAAACAGCAGATGCAAAGGAAAGTGCTCTTATGAAAACATCCGAAATTAAAGAAAATGCCAGCGAAAAAACCGCCGAAATAAAGGCAGATACATCAGATAAAACTGCAGAATTCCGAGAAAATGCTGAAAAAACCCGAAAACAGGCAGAACGTAAGATAAATGAATTTATAAGTACTCTTAAGGATAAACAGGAAGAATTTGGAAAGACCATATCGGATTATACTTCACAAAAACCTCTTACCGATGTTCTTGAAACAGAAAATTCTTATATAATCAAAGTGGATTTACCACGCATAAAAAAGGAAAATATCAATGTTAACATAACAGAAGATTCTGTTGAGATCCAAGCTAAATTCGATGAAGAGGATGAAACTCTTGAGTTCATTAAAAAGGAAAGGAGCTATGGCGATACCAGTAGAATCATTCCTCTGCCAGAAAAAATCGAAGTTAAAAAGGCTTCTGCAAAATTCGAAGATGCTGTATTAACTGTTGAACTTCCTAAGGTTCAAGAGGAAAAGATAAAAGTTAAAATTGACTAA
- a CDS encoding LemA family protein produces MIIEIIILIIVLILVIYIIYQYNGLVQLRNRVKNAWSQIDVQLKRRADLIPNLVETVKGYAKHEKTVFENVTKARSSLMNATTVKENAEANNMLTDSLKSLFAVAENYPELKASKNFRQLQAQLSETEDKIAYSRQFYNDTVLMFNNKVQMFPSNILASLFHFTEAEYFEIAESDRAVPEVKF; encoded by the coding sequence ATGATAATAGAAATTATAATATTAATTATAGTTCTAATACTGGTTATTTACATTATCTACCAGTATAACGGCCTGGTACAGCTTAGAAACAGGGTAAAAAATGCATGGTCACAGATAGATGTTCAGCTTAAAAGAAGAGCAGATCTTATTCCAAACCTCGTTGAAACTGTAAAAGGCTATGCAAAACATGAAAAAACTGTCTTTGAAAATGTTACCAAGGCCCGATCAAGCCTTATGAATGCTACAACTGTTAAAGAAAATGCAGAAGCTAACAACATGCTAACAGATTCATTGAAATCTTTATTTGCTGTTGCTGAAAATTATCCTGAACTCAAGGCAAGTAAAAATTTCAGACAGCTTCAAGCCCAGTTATCAGAAACAGAGGATAAAATTGCATATTCCCGGCAATTTTACAATGATACCGTGCTTATGTTCAACAACAAGGTTCAAATGTTTCCAAGCAATATACTGGCCTCACTATTCCACTTCACCGAGGCAGAATATTTCGAAATTGCCGAATCAGATCGTGCAGTTCCAGAAGTTAAATTCTAG
- a CDS encoding DUF2207 domain-containing protein, producing MDKKVYLTLIIFFSLSVMAGAGVSFAADRSYTIPILNEDLFVQSDGTLHVVETIHYSFSGTYNGIYRDIPVTSPQQLTNIKVSADGAYTSYKLIDQGTTKRIQVYLYSDAAKTTPITNRNVNVTVEYDFLHGIKSYNDIAELQYQLVGTSWAVDIGQVVANIHLNSSTGVQYWLNPPYFAAGSSWDNNTLHVTSTNVPSGQYFEVRMVIPKNQFAANPVNANIINQNGLNEILKIQNDYQNSLNFKTAMYEILAVLMFLALFIPFFIYLRFGREPKIDYRAEYERDIPTDDPPAIVNAICGPGFSKKVGVPDMDGFKATIMDLINRKYFILQNHPSDKDGYGADGSMFLKVNPEQDSSKLKRFELNVMNFLTQFEEDGVISMDAISDDLSNRESAKSFRETYMGWVDNIKNQFLNDSELNNFFNKKGDTYIKIFGGLGLAVSIIVFIFALMDSLPAADIALVMSIVLGVVAIISLILPEKIAGQWTTYGEEYDAKWNNFKKYIQDFSLIKEYPPESIVIWNKYLVYATALGAADAVRKAMELYVPKDELQGSDIYMFHYYGGYLLLSNAFDTGISTANAGSGGDFEGVGDVGGGFGGGGGGAF from the coding sequence ATGGATAAAAAGGTTTATTTAACTTTAATCATCTTTTTTTCTCTATCGGTAATGGCTGGTGCAGGAGTATCCTTTGCAGCGGATCGAAGTTATACAATCCCTATTTTAAATGAAGATCTATTTGTACAGAGCGATGGAACACTACATGTGGTTGAAACAATCCATTACTCCTTTAGTGGGACCTACAATGGAATATACCGGGATATACCTGTAACATCACCGCAACAGTTAACCAACATAAAAGTATCGGCAGATGGAGCATATACCAGCTATAAATTAATTGATCAGGGAACAACTAAACGTATCCAGGTATATCTCTATTCTGATGCAGCAAAAACCACGCCTATCACAAATAGGAATGTGAATGTTACAGTTGAATACGATTTTCTACATGGAATAAAATCTTACAACGATATAGCCGAACTACAGTACCAGCTGGTTGGTACCAGCTGGGCTGTTGACATTGGACAGGTTGTAGCCAATATACATTTGAACTCCAGTACAGGAGTGCAGTACTGGCTTAATCCGCCCTACTTTGCAGCAGGTTCTTCATGGGATAACAACACATTACATGTAACAAGTACCAATGTTCCATCTGGACAGTACTTTGAAGTAAGAATGGTCATACCCAAAAATCAATTTGCAGCCAATCCAGTTAACGCCAATATAATAAACCAGAACGGTTTAAACGAAATATTGAAGATTCAAAATGATTACCAGAATTCACTGAACTTCAAAACAGCTATGTACGAGATTCTTGCAGTGTTAATGTTTTTAGCACTTTTCATACCGTTTTTCATATATCTGCGGTTTGGAAGAGAACCTAAAATAGATTACAGGGCAGAATATGAGAGGGACATTCCAACAGATGATCCTCCTGCAATTGTAAATGCCATATGTGGTCCTGGATTTTCCAAAAAAGTGGGTGTACCAGATATGGATGGTTTCAAAGCAACCATAATGGATCTAATCAACAGAAAATACTTCATCCTCCAAAACCATCCATCTGATAAGGATGGATACGGAGCGGATGGTTCAATGTTTTTGAAGGTTAACCCTGAACAGGATTCCTCAAAACTTAAAAGATTTGAACTGAATGTTATGAATTTCCTTACACAGTTTGAGGAAGATGGTGTAATTTCAATGGATGCTATCTCTGATGACTTATCCAACCGTGAATCAGCAAAATCTTTCCGAGAAACCTATATGGGCTGGGTTGATAACATCAAAAACCAGTTTTTAAATGACAGCGAACTCAACAACTTCTTCAACAAGAAAGGTGATACATACATTAAAATCTTTGGAGGACTAGGTTTAGCAGTCTCTATAATAGTCTTCATCTTTGCATTGATGGATTCACTACCTGCAGCAGATATTGCACTTGTAATGTCAATTGTCCTGGGTGTGGTGGCAATTATTTCACTAATCCTACCAGAAAAGATAGCAGGACAGTGGACAACCTACGGCGAAGAATACGATGCTAAGTGGAATAACTTCAAGAAGTACATCCAAGATTTCAGTTTGATAAAGGAATATCCTCCTGAATCAATTGTTATCTGGAACAAATATCTTGTATATGCAACAGCATTAGGTGCTGCCGATGCAGTTAGAAAGGCCATGGAATTATATGTTCCAAAAGATGAATTACAGGGCAGTGATATCTACATGTTCCACTACTATGGAGGATACTTGCTTTTATCCAATGCATTTGACACAGGAATATCAACAGCAAATGCAGGATCAGGCGGAGATTTTGAAGGAGTTGGAGATGTGGGCGGAGGATTCGGTGGAGGTGGAGGAGGAGCATTCTAA